One Scyliorhinus canicula chromosome 12, sScyCan1.1, whole genome shotgun sequence genomic region harbors:
- the LOC119974556 gene encoding mesogenin-1-like → MDVSPTKLLHQDYVTSSEYGTLRDCNSLSSGSNEPTECNYNSSEPNCLTDSTSHSHSPISSVDSCRFSPQSLPCTSAQGACGHPCQVNSLPSPSEDRGEEGQQMRKIRLRYPGRERQSASEREKLRMRGLTKALHNLRTYLPPSVAPASQSLTKLETLRLTIRYISHLTELLRLSEEGPSEGRDTEGRCQMCPQDLGCCQDKSQCPPPECLTHPDNLILNSETRMPSRFQDITLYQSFAENNGNLQLVPWFPWQH, encoded by the exons ATGGATGTGTCTCCAACAAAGCTTCTGCACCAGGACTACGTAACATCCTCAGAATACGGGACACTGAGAGACTGCAATTCTCTCAGTTCAGGGAGTAACGAACCAACAGAATGCAACTACAACAGCTCGGAGCCCAACTGCCTCACTGATTCCACATCTCATAGCCACTCGCCAATCTCATCCGTTGACTCTTGCAGATTTTCTCCTCAGTCTCTCCCTTGCACCTCGGCTCAAGGGGCCTGTGGCCACCCGTGTCAGGTTAACAGCCTTCCTTCGCCCTcagaggacagaggtgaggagggtcAACAGATGAGGAAGATTCGATTGCGCTACCCAGGCAGAGAGCGGCAAAGCGCCAGCGAGAGAGAGAAGCTGAGGATGAGGGGCCTGACCAAGGCCCTGCACAACCTGAGGACGTACCTGCCTCCGTCGGTGGCGCCGGCGAGTCAGAGCCTGACCAAACTGGAGACCCTGCGCCTGACCATCCGCTACATCTCGCACCTGACTGAGCTGCTGAGATTGAGCGAGGAGGGCCCGTCGGAGGGCAGGGACACTGAGGGCAGGTGCCAGATGTGCCCGCAGGACCTGGGCTGCTGTCAGGACAAGTCACAGTGCCCCCCGCCAGAGTGTCTGACCCATCCGGACAACTTGATTTTGAACAGCGAGACCCGTATGCCATCAAGGTTTCAGGATATAACACTCTATCAG AGTTTCGCAGAGAACAATGGGAATCTGCAGCTGGTCCCTTGGTTTCCATGGCAACATTAG